In Gordonia iterans, the following proteins share a genomic window:
- a CDS encoding arabinosyltransferase domain-containing protein — protein MPLSSVRRTQVTAIVAGLAGLILALVTPLLPVNQTTAEIHWPQQGVVGSVSAPLVSYAPISLEAQIPCSAAGELPEGAHVLLSTTSPSAPKAAERGLFVRVTGGSGEQADRRTVEVVNRNFPLLSAPLDQVLSGSCSTLQITAGSEGVTASFAGLRNDDDEPLAASTADSDLGDQRPQVTGLFTQLTGPAVDLPGLSAHVEIDSRYSTSPTLLKWLAIIVGIAMTLVSLAALARLDATDGRGHRRIFPARWWRLNARDYTVIGLLLVWHFVGPNTSDDGYLMTMSRVAQESDYTANYFRWFGAPESPFGWYYQVFGLLSQVSVASPWMRIPALFCGIASWLIISHEVLPRLGRATSGLQLLGARRGGSAELRRSGPAWTAAAVFLVAWFPFNNGLRPEPIIALGALLTWCSVERAIATGRMLPAAVACLIGAFSIAAGPTGVLAVAALVAGARPMLLALVKRAREVARLTGRGLGWAYASLIAPILAAGTFVLFVVFTDLTLAAFTQSSAMKTSVGPSAHWYNEIDRYSSLFAFSADGSILRRFAVLAMVLSLVVAGAVLLRKGRIPGTAAGPAQRIVGITFASLLFLMFTPTKWTHHFGVFAGLAAALAALATVAASADATHSRRNRTLFAALVVFITGLALTAPNSYYYSSAWGMPWGVWQVTIAGVMVGQVLLYLTLVLLAVALWFHFREPFAGTDPAHEHPEDVRLPRLRRALAWPARAPMGVAATAVVVFALVTAIVAGINQSTSYSVPRSNLEALAGRPCSMADKIWVEENPSDHLLPPVDDTLTDPLAGPATQPRGADRGATAGFSANGVPDDLNARASSGSLGVLAGAASSDPDLLIANSGGTGGGLLDEPGVNGSRAALPFGLDPARTPVLGSYSDDVQTPAGLTSGWYLLPADYKVRPLITFSVAGKFARDELRLEYTDEPVTPQTRDGDLTPTGSVQMIDPGPNPSWRNVRIDTAGLPDGLTAVRIVADDHSLAEDRFLVVTPPRLPAMTTVQETVGSTDPVHVDWTSGLVVPCQRPFNFHAGVAEIPRWRIKPGADLAAAVGTWQAAPGGGPLGWLEMSQRPDTVATYLQGDIGRDWGALERYSPYDDAAPAVIDYQTTVRSGLWSPAPIRY, from the coding sequence GTGCCGCTCTCCTCGGTCCGCAGGACCCAAGTCACCGCGATCGTCGCGGGGCTCGCCGGACTCATTCTGGCGCTCGTCACCCCGCTGCTCCCGGTCAACCAGACCACGGCCGAGATCCACTGGCCACAGCAGGGAGTCGTCGGCTCGGTCTCAGCACCGCTGGTCTCCTACGCGCCGATCTCCCTGGAGGCGCAGATCCCGTGCTCGGCCGCGGGCGAGCTGCCCGAGGGCGCCCACGTTCTGCTCTCCACCACCTCCCCTTCCGCGCCGAAGGCCGCCGAGCGCGGCCTGTTCGTCCGGGTCACCGGCGGATCGGGCGAACAGGCCGACCGGCGCACTGTCGAGGTAGTCAACCGGAACTTCCCGCTTCTGTCGGCCCCGCTCGACCAGGTGCTGTCCGGATCGTGCTCCACCCTGCAGATCACGGCCGGCTCCGAGGGGGTGACGGCGTCCTTCGCAGGCCTGCGGAACGACGACGACGAGCCGCTGGCCGCCTCGACGGCTGATTCCGATCTGGGCGACCAGCGCCCGCAGGTGACCGGACTGTTCACCCAGCTCACCGGACCGGCGGTCGACCTGCCCGGGCTGTCCGCACACGTCGAGATCGACTCCCGCTACAGCACCTCCCCGACGCTGCTCAAGTGGCTGGCGATCATCGTCGGCATCGCGATGACGCTGGTCTCGCTGGCCGCACTGGCCCGGCTCGACGCCACCGACGGCCGCGGGCACCGGCGGATCTTCCCGGCCCGCTGGTGGCGGCTCAACGCGCGCGACTACACCGTCATCGGGCTGCTGCTGGTGTGGCACTTCGTCGGCCCCAACACCTCCGACGACGGCTACCTGATGACCATGTCGAGGGTGGCGCAGGAGAGCGACTACACGGCGAACTACTTCCGGTGGTTCGGCGCGCCCGAATCACCGTTCGGCTGGTACTACCAGGTTTTCGGGCTGCTCAGTCAGGTCTCGGTGGCCAGTCCGTGGATGCGGATCCCGGCGCTGTTCTGCGGCATCGCGAGCTGGCTGATCATCAGCCACGAGGTGCTCCCCCGGCTGGGCCGGGCCACCTCGGGTCTGCAGCTCCTCGGCGCCCGTCGGGGCGGTTCTGCCGAGCTCCGTCGAAGCGGTCCGGCCTGGACCGCCGCCGCGGTGTTCCTGGTGGCGTGGTTCCCGTTCAACAACGGCCTGCGCCCCGAGCCCATCATCGCGCTGGGCGCCCTCCTCACCTGGTGTTCGGTGGAACGCGCGATCGCCACCGGGCGGATGCTCCCCGCCGCGGTCGCCTGCCTGATCGGCGCCTTCAGCATCGCCGCCGGGCCGACCGGTGTGCTGGCCGTCGCCGCCCTGGTGGCCGGTGCCCGGCCGATGCTGCTCGCTCTGGTCAAACGGGCTCGGGAGGTGGCCCGGCTGACCGGCCGGGGACTCGGCTGGGCGTACGCGAGCCTGATCGCCCCGATCCTCGCCGCAGGCACCTTCGTCCTTTTCGTGGTGTTCACGGATCTGACACTGGCCGCGTTCACGCAGAGTTCGGCCATGAAGACCTCGGTGGGCCCGTCGGCCCACTGGTACAACGAGATCGACCGCTACTCCTCGCTGTTCGCGTTCTCCGCGGACGGCTCCATCCTGCGCCGGTTCGCCGTCCTCGCGATGGTGCTCTCGCTGGTGGTCGCCGGTGCGGTACTGCTGCGCAAGGGCCGGATTCCAGGCACGGCCGCCGGCCCGGCCCAGCGAATCGTCGGCATCACCTTCGCGTCACTGCTGTTCCTGATGTTCACTCCGACCAAGTGGACCCACCACTTCGGCGTCTTCGCCGGGCTGGCGGCCGCCCTGGCCGCGCTCGCCACCGTCGCCGCGAGCGCCGACGCGACGCATTCACGCCGCAACCGCACACTCTTCGCCGCGCTCGTCGTGTTCATCACCGGTTTGGCCCTCACGGCGCCGAACTCGTACTACTACTCCTCGGCGTGGGGCATGCCGTGGGGCGTCTGGCAGGTGACCATCGCCGGCGTGATGGTCGGCCAGGTGCTGCTGTACCTCACCCTTGTGCTGCTGGCCGTGGCGCTGTGGTTCCACTTCCGCGAGCCGTTCGCCGGCACCGATCCCGCCCACGAGCACCCCGAAGACGTCCGTCTGCCGCGTCTGCGACGCGCCCTCGCCTGGCCGGCCCGCGCCCCGATGGGGGTGGCCGCCACCGCTGTGGTGGTCTTCGCCCTGGTCACCGCGATCGTCGCCGGAATCAATCAGAGCACCTCGTACTCGGTGCCGCGCTCCAACCTGGAAGCGCTCGCCGGCCGGCCGTGCAGCATGGCCGACAAGATCTGGGTCGAGGAGAACCCGAGCGATCACCTCCTGCCCCCGGTCGACGACACGCTGACCGACCCCCTCGCCGGCCCCGCGACCCAGCCGCGCGGCGCCGATCGGGGCGCGACCGCCGGATTCTCGGCGAACGGCGTGCCCGACGATCTGAACGCCCGAGCGTCGTCGGGCAGCCTGGGCGTCCTGGCCGGAGCCGCGAGCAGCGACCCGGATCTGCTGATCGCCAACAGCGGCGGCACCGGCGGCGGTCTGCTCGACGAGCCCGGCGTGAACGGGAGCCGCGCGGCGCTTCCCTTCGGCCTCGACCCGGCCCGGACGCCGGTGCTGGGCAGCTACTCCGACGACGTGCAGACTCCGGCCGGCCTCACCTCGGGCTGGTACCTGCTCCCGGCGGACTACAAAGTCCGCCCGTTGATCACGTTCTCGGTGGCCGGCAAGTTCGCCCGCGACGAACTGCGCCTGGAGTACACCGACGAGCCGGTCACCCCGCAGACGCGCGACGGCGACCTGACCCCGACCGGATCGGTCCAGATGATCGACCCCGGCCCCAACCCGTCATGGCGCAATGTCCGCATCGACACAGCCGGACTCCCGGACGGGCTCACCGCGGTGCGCATCGTCGCCGACGACCACAGCCTGGCCGAAGACCGCTTCCTCGTGGTGACCCCGCCGCGGCTGCCCGCGATGACCACCGTGCAGGAGACCGTGGGCTCCACCGACCCGGTGCACGTCGACTGGACCTCGGGCCTGGTGGTGCCCTGTCAGCGGCCGTTCAACTTCCACGCCGGCGTCGCCGAGATCCCGCGGTGGCGGATCAAGCCGGGCGCCGACCTCGCCGCCGCGGTGGGCACCTGGCAGGCCGCGCCCGGCGGCGGGCCCCTGGGCTGGCTGGAGATGTCGCAGCGGCCGGACACCGTCGCGACGTACCTGCAGGGCGACATCGGCCGTGACTGGGGCGCGCTGGAACGCTACTCGCCGTACGACGACGCTGCGCCCGCGGTGATCGACTACCAGACCACGGTCCGCAGCGGCCTCTGGAGTCCGGCCCCGATCCGCTACTGA
- a CDS encoding arabinosyltransferase domain-containing protein: MSTTASEATERSPRSAPLSASQARLLAVIGGVVAIVAALAVPFLPVKTTEATITWPQGQQLSDDDPSVLAPLIAQVPQTLDVVVPCRALEQAATADGVLLSTMPPGASRLANNALVVNNRGDRVTVLFRSNVAASATHAELASDQCRNLRIFASPAGAGAQFVGLGPENVLAPDKRPQVDGLFTPLSTAQVRALEAAGLRAAITVDNRYESTATVLKIVVMALAVIATLVALFALYCLDRLRGYRGPPALRIADRIRALRPRFTDAVVTVILLVWLFLGAGAPDDGYIINMGRTADAAGYLSNYYRYFGIAEAPFDWYYSFLAAWGSVSSSLVWLHLPALVAGLVSWFLLSRVVLPRLGDAVKATGWTGWAAASVFLAFWMPFCSGLRTEGIIVLGTLLTWWAAEKAIATKQLLPAALAATAAAFTVALAPQGVIALAILLVCARALLRILVERRREDPLGALLAPIGAAALVVLVVVFRDQTLMTVLEAMKIRYQTGPIIPWSQEFIRYYFLSVTTPDGAIARRIPVLLVFAGAIVTAAVLLRRGGIDGVSRGPAWRLVGSFAVTLLLFFFVPVKWTIQFGVFAGLAAALAATGTLAVAQSAARNSRNLTVFVAGLLFGLAAVAAGYNSWPIVYRYNISWFDQAPAIGGRQVSTALLVLAVIAVAFALWQTLRLDYVDNKGLAHHAEGETDSRADRRRLALASSPITVIAALMVLATLALYAKAVVARDGMTALSHNLDTLSSSSCGMADQVLAEPDPNANLLTPVDGRSQSAALAGVNSVGFTPNGVAGDLSPESITSRPGQMHVAGSTSRPFSTIGTLGAGTTGGTGPETVNGSTVALPFGLNPATTPVLGSFGYPGNAHLTTGWYRLPERDASPLLVFATAGAVSTIDATGVRVPGQSLVVEFGRPGADGRFERIGPKVLPIDPGPRIANRPWRNLRVPMSSAPAGATVMRLVLDDTNLGAMQFIGITPPRAPKLQTLQELVGSSDPTLIDFPIAAFFPCQQPMTFRHGVAQVPQWRILPDYVTMNMQSKTWMSASAGGLLGIVDTTTKATVVPTYLNNDWHQDWGTLEKLAPLAPDAATARVTTRQVTQSGLARAGSIRVEPTK, from the coding sequence GTGTCAACGACTGCCTCCGAAGCGACCGAGCGTTCTCCGCGATCGGCCCCGTTGTCGGCCTCGCAGGCTCGATTGCTGGCCGTGATCGGCGGCGTCGTCGCCATCGTCGCGGCCCTCGCCGTGCCCTTCCTTCCGGTCAAGACCACCGAGGCCACCATCACCTGGCCGCAGGGTCAGCAGCTGAGCGACGACGACCCGTCGGTGCTGGCCCCGCTGATCGCGCAGGTGCCGCAGACCCTGGACGTCGTCGTCCCGTGCCGGGCCCTCGAACAGGCCGCCACGGCCGACGGCGTGCTCTTGTCGACCATGCCGCCGGGCGCCTCACGCCTGGCCAACAACGCCCTGGTGGTGAACAACCGCGGCGACCGCGTGACCGTCCTGTTCCGCTCGAACGTCGCGGCCAGCGCAACCCATGCCGAACTGGCGTCCGATCAGTGCCGGAATCTCCGGATCTTCGCGTCGCCCGCGGGCGCCGGCGCGCAGTTCGTCGGTCTCGGCCCGGAGAACGTGCTCGCCCCCGACAAGCGGCCGCAGGTCGACGGGCTCTTCACGCCGCTGTCGACGGCGCAGGTGCGGGCCCTCGAAGCCGCCGGTCTGCGCGCGGCGATCACCGTCGACAACCGCTACGAGAGCACCGCGACCGTCCTCAAGATCGTCGTGATGGCGCTGGCCGTGATCGCCACGCTGGTGGCCCTGTTCGCGCTCTACTGCCTGGACCGGCTGCGCGGCTACCGCGGTCCGCCGGCCCTGCGCATCGCCGACCGGATCCGCGCGCTTCGCCCGCGGTTCACCGACGCCGTGGTCACCGTGATCCTGCTGGTCTGGCTCTTCCTCGGGGCCGGCGCCCCCGACGACGGCTACATCATCAACATGGGCCGGACTGCGGACGCCGCCGGCTATCTGTCCAACTACTACCGATACTTCGGCATCGCCGAGGCGCCGTTCGACTGGTACTACAGCTTCCTCGCCGCCTGGGGCTCGGTCAGCTCGTCCCTGGTGTGGCTGCACCTTCCGGCCCTGGTCGCCGGCCTGGTGTCGTGGTTCCTGCTCAGCCGCGTGGTCCTCCCCCGCCTCGGCGACGCGGTGAAGGCGACCGGCTGGACCGGCTGGGCCGCCGCCTCGGTGTTCCTGGCGTTCTGGATGCCGTTCTGCTCGGGTCTGCGCACCGAGGGCATCATCGTGCTCGGCACGCTGCTCACCTGGTGGGCGGCCGAGAAGGCGATCGCCACCAAGCAGCTGCTGCCCGCGGCGCTGGCCGCGACCGCCGCGGCGTTCACGGTGGCGCTCGCCCCGCAGGGCGTGATCGCGCTGGCCATCCTGCTGGTGTGTGCCCGCGCCCTGCTGCGGATCCTGGTGGAACGACGGCGCGAGGACCCCCTCGGCGCGTTGCTCGCACCCATCGGCGCCGCGGCTCTGGTGGTGCTCGTCGTCGTCTTCCGCGATCAGACGCTCATGACGGTCCTCGAAGCGATGAAGATCCGCTACCAGACCGGTCCGATCATCCCGTGGAGCCAGGAGTTCATCCGCTACTACTTCCTCTCGGTCACCACGCCCGACGGCGCCATCGCCCGCCGGATCCCGGTGCTGCTGGTGTTCGCCGGTGCGATCGTGACGGCGGCAGTGCTGCTGCGGCGGGGAGGGATCGACGGCGTGTCCCGCGGGCCCGCGTGGCGCCTGGTCGGCTCGTTCGCGGTGACGCTCCTGCTGTTCTTCTTCGTCCCGGTCAAGTGGACCATCCAGTTCGGCGTGTTCGCCGGTCTCGCCGCGGCCCTGGCCGCCACCGGCACCCTGGCCGTCGCGCAGAGTGCCGCCCGCAACAGCCGCAACCTCACCGTCTTCGTCGCCGGACTGCTGTTCGGTCTCGCCGCGGTGGCCGCCGGCTACAACTCCTGGCCGATCGTCTACCGCTACAACATCTCCTGGTTCGACCAGGCGCCGGCGATCGGCGGCCGGCAGGTCTCGACGGCGCTGCTCGTCCTCGCCGTGATCGCGGTGGCTTTCGCCCTGTGGCAGACCCTGCGTCTGGACTACGTCGACAACAAGGGTCTCGCGCACCATGCGGAGGGCGAGACCGACTCCCGGGCCGATCGGCGCCGGCTCGCGCTCGCCTCGTCGCCCATCACCGTGATCGCCGCCCTGATGGTGCTGGCCACGCTGGCGCTGTACGCCAAGGCCGTCGTCGCCCGCGACGGCATGACCGCACTGAGCCATAATCTGGACACACTGAGCAGTTCGTCGTGCGGCATGGCCGACCAGGTCCTCGCCGAACCCGACCCGAACGCGAACCTGCTGACTCCGGTGGACGGCCGCTCGCAGTCGGCGGCCCTGGCCGGTGTGAACAGCGTCGGCTTCACCCCGAACGGCGTGGCCGGGGACCTGTCTCCGGAGTCGATCACGTCCCGACCCGGCCAGATGCACGTCGCGGGCTCCACCTCGCGGCCGTTCTCCACGATCGGCACGCTCGGCGCGGGCACCACCGGAGGCACCGGACCGGAGACCGTCAACGGTTCCACCGTCGCCCTGCCCTTCGGGCTGAACCCGGCCACCACACCGGTGCTCGGCAGCTTCGGCTATCCCGGCAACGCTCACCTGACCACCGGCTGGTACCGGCTGCCCGAGCGCGACGCCTCGCCGCTGCTGGTGTTCGCCACCGCCGGCGCGGTCTCCACGATCGACGCCACCGGAGTCCGGGTCCCCGGCCAGTCGCTGGTGGTGGAGTTCGGGCGGCCCGGCGCCGACGGCCGGTTCGAGCGCATCGGGCCGAAGGTGCTGCCGATCGACCCGGGCCCGCGGATCGCGAACCGCCCGTGGCGGAACCTGCGTGTGCCGATGTCGTCGGCGCCGGCCGGCGCCACCGTGATGCGGCTGGTGCTCGACGACACCAATCTGGGCGCCATGCAGTTCATCGGCATCACGCCGCCGCGCGCGCCGAAACTGCAGACCCTGCAGGAACTGGTCGGCTCGTCCGATCCGACGCTGATCGACTTCCCGATCGCCGCCTTCTTCCCGTGCCAGCAGCCGATGACCTTCCGGCACGGCGTGGCACAGGTGCCGCAGTGGCGGATCCTGCCGGACTACGTGACCATGAACATGCAGTCCAAGACCTGGATGTCGGCGAGTGCCGGCGGCCTGCTCGGGATCGTCGACACGACCACCAAGGCGACCGTCGTCCCGACCTATCTGAACAACGACTGGCATCAGGACTGGGGCACGCTCGAGAAGCTGGCCCCGCTCGCCCCCGACGCCGCCACCGCCCGCGTCACGACGCGGCAGGTGACCCAGTCGGGCCTGGCCCGAGCCGGATCGATCCGCGTGGAGCCGACTAAATGA
- the aroQ gene encoding type II 3-dehydroquinate dehydratase translates to MPSEPLPILLLNGPNLDQLGNRQPEVYGSATLDDVVGLVERTAAGLGYGVRALQTNHEGEMIDTIGAARGEISGIVVNPAGWTHTSVALADALVIPEVPVIEVHISNVHAREAFRRHSYVSPIAAGVIAGFGVAGYEYAVRHLVTLVS, encoded by the coding sequence ATGCCGAGCGAACCGCTGCCGATCCTGCTGCTGAACGGACCCAACCTCGACCAGCTGGGGAACCGCCAGCCGGAGGTGTACGGTTCGGCCACGCTCGACGACGTCGTCGGACTGGTCGAGCGCACGGCCGCAGGTCTCGGCTACGGGGTCCGCGCCCTGCAGACCAACCACGAGGGCGAGATGATCGACACGATCGGGGCGGCGCGCGGTGAGATCAGCGGCATCGTCGTCAACCCGGCGGGATGGACGCACACCTCGGTGGCGCTGGCGGACGCGCTGGTGATCCCGGAGGTTCCGGTGATCGAGGTGCACATCAGCAATGTGCATGCGCGCGAAGCGTTTCGCCGGCACTCGTACGTGTCGCCCATCGCGGCCGGCGTGATCGCCGGATTCGGGGTCGCCGGCTACGAGTACGCCGTGCGGCACCTGGTGACCCTCGTCTCCTGA
- a CDS encoding DUF7144 family membrane protein translates to MTVNNAPNQYDPNDDSTDAWAGGISLAAAALLIVAGFLAFFQGIAAVANDDYLLVETPEYIYAFNLTTWGWIHIVIGIIAVIVAIGIFAGQAWGRICGIIIACLSLIANFLWLPYTPWWSIIIIIIDVIVIWALATWKGDY, encoded by the coding sequence ATGACAGTGAACAACGCACCGAACCAGTACGACCCGAACGACGATTCGACGGACGCCTGGGCGGGCGGCATCTCGCTGGCCGCCGCGGCCCTGCTGATCGTCGCCGGCTTCCTCGCCTTCTTCCAGGGCATCGCCGCCGTCGCGAACGACGACTACCTGCTCGTCGAAACGCCCGAGTACATCTACGCCTTCAACCTGACCACCTGGGGCTGGATCCACATCGTGATCGGCATCATCGCGGTGATCGTGGCCATCGGGATCTTCGCCGGCCAGGCGTGGGGCCGGATCTGCGGCATCATCATCGCCTGCCTCTCGCTGATCGCGAACTTCCTCTGGCTGCCCTACACCCCGTGGTGGTCAATCATCATCATCATCATCGACGTCATCGTCATCTGGGCGCTCGCCACCTGGAAGGGCGACTACTGA
- a CDS encoding arabinosyltransferase domain-containing protein gives MTEETKISADSSSNASGESARWSFLTANDYRVTKLVAAIAGLLGVLLAVATPLLPVQQRSTTLQWPQHGAIGNVTAPLVSFVPTSMSTAVPCSLAADLPAGGGVLLSTIPQNGKQAGARGLFVRATDDKLNMTVRDVLLLSVDRQAAQTNPHCVFELTGDGDGVTAQAVGMSGEGTRYSTDDTDMRPQIVGVFSDLPSSAPLEGLSLRADVDTRFVNSPTPLKLAAVIIGILMTLLSLLALGILDARDGRGHKRFLPRGWFTIRPPDVVVFLVLAVWWLMGGNTSDDGYNITVSRVTEEAGYAVNYFRYFGVPQDPFGWPYQVLSWMTHVSVSAPWLRLPAFLLGLLGWWLISREVIPRLGRAVRGSQAAIWSGALVFLAIWLPYNNGIRFEPLEAVGALLTWCAVERAIATRRLLPYAVAAIIGAFTLAVAPGGLMAVAVLIAGLRPVVRGIVSRRGRDGLLPMLAPVLAAGTSVLFMIFYWQPLMPLIEGSRVASEVGPTQEWWQEPVRYYYLILQTGDGTFSRRFGILIMFLCLVIAIFRLLSRNHPNGVARAPIWRLIAAMLGTMFFISFTPTKWTHHFGLYACIGASIVAATAAMMAPALLRSRSNRAFFASAVLLVTAVAATGTNMWWYVGSYGIPWWDRPIAVAGVRLGWVVLVLSGICALFGLWYYFRNDYVDDDKRTGYQRTGLNRFKVSPLPVIAGLVVLFMLLSFAKGAWTQRDSWSWAISNARALTGDECGLANDVLVESDPQGSILSPAAVEGRPAPSPRAALSGENTGFTPDGVPSSTLIDPVERRTSSSSTEEESQTALPTEEEVTGESENDDETATETATESTPPFSQVRLPYGLDPATTPVLGSYGATGTASVLTDWYQLPFAAGQAPEESPLLAVAAAGSIAAVNGLGATTAGRKLVARYARLGPDGRVIPVGAPQIPIDAMEVNAEWRTLRFPLAAAPPGATLVRLDVVDDGAAATEWVAFTPPRVPALRTLNDVVGRTDPVFIDWLPGLVFPCQRPMAVRNGVLELPDWRIMPDAEGTQRNSQTWMAGKFGGPLGITDALLTQTLVPSYLRNNWGRDWGALARYTPLVPDAQPADLELGYRTVNGLWTPAPMRSAGY, from the coding sequence ATGACCGAGGAAACCAAGATCTCAGCGGACTCGTCGTCGAACGCTTCGGGTGAGTCCGCCCGCTGGAGCTTTCTGACGGCGAACGACTACCGCGTCACCAAACTGGTCGCCGCGATCGCCGGCCTCCTCGGAGTGCTGTTGGCGGTGGCGACACCGTTGCTGCCGGTGCAGCAGCGGTCCACCACTCTGCAGTGGCCGCAGCACGGCGCGATCGGCAACGTGACGGCGCCGCTGGTCTCGTTTGTTCCGACGTCGATGAGCACCGCAGTCCCCTGCTCACTCGCCGCAGACCTGCCCGCCGGGGGCGGGGTGCTCCTGTCGACCATCCCGCAGAACGGCAAGCAGGCCGGCGCCCGCGGCCTCTTCGTCCGGGCGACCGACGACAAGCTCAACATGACCGTCCGCGACGTGCTGCTGCTCAGCGTGGACCGGCAGGCGGCTCAGACGAACCCCCATTGTGTGTTCGAGCTGACCGGGGACGGCGACGGCGTGACCGCCCAGGCAGTGGGCATGAGCGGCGAGGGCACCCGGTACAGCACCGACGACACCGACATGCGTCCGCAGATCGTGGGCGTCTTCTCCGATCTGCCGTCGAGCGCACCCCTCGAAGGCCTGTCGCTGCGCGCGGACGTCGATACCCGCTTCGTGAACTCGCCGACTCCGCTCAAGCTGGCCGCGGTGATCATCGGCATCCTGATGACCCTGCTGTCGCTGCTCGCACTGGGCATCCTGGATGCGCGCGACGGCCGGGGCCACAAACGGTTCCTGCCGCGCGGCTGGTTCACCATCCGGCCGCCCGACGTGGTGGTGTTCCTGGTGCTCGCGGTCTGGTGGCTGATGGGCGGGAACACCTCGGACGACGGCTACAACATCACGGTCTCCCGCGTCACCGAAGAGGCCGGATACGCGGTCAACTACTTCCGCTACTTCGGCGTCCCGCAGGACCCCTTCGGCTGGCCGTACCAGGTGTTGTCGTGGATGACCCACGTCAGCGTGTCCGCGCCCTGGCTCCGGCTGCCTGCGTTCTTGCTCGGACTCCTCGGCTGGTGGCTGATCAGCCGCGAGGTGATCCCGCGCCTGGGTCGCGCAGTGCGCGGCAGCCAGGCCGCGATCTGGTCCGGCGCACTGGTCTTCCTGGCGATCTGGCTGCCCTACAACAACGGCATCCGGTTCGAGCCGCTGGAGGCCGTCGGAGCCCTCCTCACCTGGTGCGCGGTGGAGCGGGCGATCGCCACGCGGCGGCTGCTCCCGTACGCGGTGGCCGCGATCATCGGTGCGTTCACGCTCGCCGTGGCGCCGGGCGGCCTCATGGCCGTGGCCGTCCTGATCGCCGGTCTGCGTCCGGTGGTGCGCGGCATCGTCTCGCGCCGCGGCCGCGACGGACTGCTTCCGATGCTGGCCCCGGTGCTGGCCGCCGGCACCTCGGTCCTGTTCATGATCTTCTACTGGCAGCCGCTGATGCCGTTGATCGAGGGCAGCCGGGTGGCCAGCGAGGTGGGTCCGACCCAGGAATGGTGGCAGGAACCGGTCCGGTATTACTACCTGATCCTGCAGACCGGCGACGGCACCTTCTCCCGGCGCTTCGGCATCCTCATCATGTTTCTGTGCCTGGTGATCGCGATCTTCCGGCTGCTGTCGAGGAATCATCCGAACGGGGTCGCGCGCGCACCGATCTGGCGGCTCATCGCGGCCATGCTCGGCACCATGTTCTTCATCTCGTTCACGCCGACCAAGTGGACCCACCACTTCGGCCTGTACGCGTGCATCGGCGCGAGCATCGTGGCGGCCACGGCAGCGATGATGGCGCCCGCCCTGCTGCGCTCGCGCAGCAACCGCGCCTTCTTCGCATCGGCGGTGCTGCTGGTCACGGCCGTCGCCGCCACCGGCACCAACATGTGGTGGTACGTCGGCAGCTACGGCATCCCCTGGTGGGACCGGCCCATCGCGGTCGCCGGCGTCCGCCTCGGCTGGGTAGTGCTGGTCCTCTCCGGGATCTGCGCGCTGTTCGGTCTCTGGTATTACTTCCGCAACGACTACGTCGACGACGACAAGCGCACCGGGTATCAGCGAACCGGCCTCAACCGTTTCAAGGTGTCGCCGCTGCCGGTGATCGCCGGACTGGTCGTGCTGTTCATGCTCCTGTCGTTCGCCAAGGGCGCCTGGACGCAACGGGACAGCTGGTCCTGGGCGATCTCGAATGCGCGCGCCCTCACCGGCGACGAGTGCGGCCTGGCGAACGACGTGCTGGTGGAGAGCGATCCGCAGGGATCCATCCTCTCGCCCGCCGCCGTCGAGGGCCGACCCGCGCCCTCGCCGAGGGCGGCGCTGTCCGGCGAGAACACGGGGTTCACCCCGGACGGAGTCCCGTCGTCGACGCTGATCGACCCGGTGGAACGCAGGACCAGCAGCAGCTCCACCGAGGAGGAATCGCAGACGGCGCTGCCCACCGAGGAGGAGGTCACCGGAGAGAGCGAGAACGACGACGAGACGGCCACCGAGACCGCCACCGAGAGCACCCCGCCGTTCTCGCAGGTGCGGCTGCCGTACGGCCTCGACCCGGCGACCACTCCGGTGCTGGGCAGCTACGGCGCCACCGGCACCGCGTCGGTGCTGACCGACTGGTACCAGCTGCCGTTCGCCGCCGGCCAGGCGCCCGAGGAGTCGCCACTGCTGGCGGTGGCCGCGGCCGGATCGATCGCCGCGGTGAACGGTCTGGGCGCGACGACGGCCGGGCGCAAGCTGGTCGCGCGCTATGCGCGGCTCGGCCCCGACGGCCGGGTGATCCCGGTCGGCGCGCCGCAGATCCCGATCGACGCGATGGAGGTCAACGCCGAGTGGCGGACGCTGCGCTTCCCGCTCGCCGCGGCGCCCCCCGGCGCCACTCTGGTGCGCCTGGACGTGGTCGACGACGGTGCCGCCGCCACCGAGTGGGTGGCCTTCACCCCGCCTCGGGTACCGGCGCTGCGCACGCTGAACGACGTCGTCGGACGCACCGACCCGGTGTTCATCGACTGGCTGCCCGGTCTGGTCTTCCCGTGCCAGCGCCCGATGGCGGTGCGCAACGGCGTGCTCGAGTTGCCCGACTGGCGGATCATGCCGGACGCCGAAGGCACCCAGCGCAACAGTCAGACCTGGATGGCCGGCAAGTTCGGCGGCCCGCTCGGCATCACCGATGCGCTGCTGACGCAGACCCTGGTCCCGAGCTACCTGCGGAACAACTGGGGACGCGATTGGGGCGCTCTGGCCCGCTACACGCCCCTGGTTCCGGATGCGCAGCCTGCCGACCTCGAGCTCGGCTATCGCACGGTGAACGGACTGTGGACGCCGGCCCCGATGCGGTCGGCAGGTTACTAG